The Tumebacillus amylolyticus genome window below encodes:
- the ctaD gene encoding cytochrome c oxidase subunit I, producing MAATGEVKRKSFFRDWILTVDHKKIGLMYLFTSLVFFFVGGAAAILIRTQLALPNSVVLEPQQFNQAFTVHGTIMIFLWIIPMLTGAFGNYLVPIMIGAYDMAFPKMNALSYWLFLLGGLVLFVSFLVGAVPDVGWTAYPPYSIQSQGAGLDLWVTAVHILGLSSILAAINFIVTTLNMRAPGMTLNRMPLFVWANLVTSFIQLFGTPALAGAVTTLLLDRHAHTAFYDVANGGDPMMYQHLFWFYSHPAVYVMVIPAMGIVSEIMPVFARKPIFGYKAIAYSSVMIGFLGFLVWAHHMFVAGMQMSSGIPFMITSMIIAVPTAIKIFNWLATLWGGSIKYTTPMLFASLGFIGLFTIGGLSGVFLGAVPIDLNLHDTYFVIGHFHYVVFGGSMVAIIAGMFYWFPKVSGRMYMEKFGQFSFWLYFIGTNITFFPMFLIGMKGMPRRVFYYQPELETLNRVATAGSYLIGLASLLLVFNLFYSMFKGKKVTSDNPWGADTLEWTHTQTPPSEFNFEALPHVTSEPYNFGEKTKKGSLDDDGVTA from the coding sequence TTGGCAGCTACGGGAGAGGTTAAACGCAAGTCGTTCTTCCGTGATTGGATCCTCACCGTCGACCATAAGAAGATCGGTCTGATGTACCTGTTCACCTCGCTGGTGTTCTTCTTTGTTGGTGGTGCGGCTGCAATCCTGATCCGTACCCAGCTGGCGCTTCCGAACTCTGTGGTTCTCGAACCTCAACAGTTCAACCAAGCGTTCACCGTGCATGGTACGATCATGATCTTCCTCTGGATCATTCCGATGCTGACCGGCGCGTTCGGTAACTATTTGGTACCGATCATGATCGGCGCATACGATATGGCGTTCCCGAAAATGAACGCTCTGTCCTACTGGCTCTTCCTGTTGGGCGGCCTCGTGCTGTTCGTCTCGTTCCTGGTAGGCGCAGTTCCGGATGTCGGCTGGACGGCATATCCGCCGTACTCGATCCAATCGCAAGGCGCAGGTCTGGACCTGTGGGTCACCGCAGTCCACATTCTGGGTCTCTCGTCGATTTTGGCAGCAATCAACTTCATCGTTACCACGCTCAACATGCGCGCTCCGGGCATGACGCTCAACCGCATGCCGCTGTTCGTATGGGCGAACTTGGTAACTTCCTTCATTCAGTTGTTCGGTACGCCGGCACTGGCGGGTGCAGTAACGACCCTGCTCTTGGACCGTCACGCTCACACCGCGTTCTACGATGTAGCAAACGGTGGTGACCCGATGATGTACCAGCATCTGTTCTGGTTCTATTCTCACCCGGCTGTTTACGTCATGGTCATCCCGGCGATGGGTATCGTCTCCGAGATCATGCCGGTCTTTGCTCGTAAACCGATCTTCGGTTACAAAGCAATCGCATACTCCTCTGTTATGATCGGTTTCCTCGGCTTCTTGGTCTGGGCTCACCACATGTTCGTAGCAGGTATGCAAATGTCCTCCGGGATTCCGTTCATGATCACTTCCATGATCATCGCGGTTCCGACGGCCATCAAGATCTTCAACTGGTTGGCTACCCTCTGGGGCGGTTCGATCAAGTACACCACTCCGATGTTGTTCGCGTCTCTTGGCTTCATCGGTCTGTTCACCATCGGTGGTCTGTCCGGGGTCTTCCTCGGTGCGGTTCCGATCGACTTGAACTTGCATGACACCTACTTCGTTATCGGTCACTTCCACTATGTCGTCTTCGGCGGCTCGATGGTTGCGATCATCGCTGGTATGTTCTACTGGTTCCCGAAAGTCTCCGGCCGCATGTACATGGAGAAGTTTGGTCAGTTCTCGTTCTGGCTGTACTTCATCGGTACGAACATCACCTTCTTCCCGATGTTCCTCATCGGTATGAAAGGGATGCCGCGCCGCGTGTTCTACTACCAACCGGAACTCGAAACGCTCAACCGAGTGGCTACTGCAGGTTCCTACCTGATCGGTCTCGCTTCTCTGTTGCTCGTCTTCAACCTGTTCTACTCCATGTTCAAAGGTAAGAAAGTTACCTCTGACAACCCGTGGGGAGCAGACACTCTCGAGTGGACGCACACCCAAACTCCGCCGTCCGAGTTCAACTTCGAGGCGCTTCCGCATGTTACCTCGGAGCCGTACAACTTCGGTGAGAAGACCAAAAAAGGCTCTCTCGACGACGACGGCGTAACCGCGTAA
- the coxB gene encoding cytochrome c oxidase subunit II, whose amino-acid sequence MGGFNFGFPEALTQTAKDIDGLFGMIFWITLVVFVLVEGLLAIFLIRYKRKHPDKQGYAIHGSTKAEVIWTLIPALILVFIGVWSSGMVYTIQTPPSDVYEIKVTGMKWAWQFEYPNGAKSYGELHVPNDRNVMFKISSKDVIHSFWIPEFRMKQDAVPGRVTSFTVNVKDIAQAGTEYKERIICAEYCGNNHSKMLANLFIDDGKQFDSWVETEKTRKKTDAASVIQANGCTSCHTIDGGKSAGPSWKGLADSDHKLANGQTVKADDAYIKESITNPNAKVAEGFQPGMMPTFQLDDESLKNVVDYIKTLK is encoded by the coding sequence GTGGGAGGATTTAATTTTGGGTTTCCAGAGGCGCTGACCCAGACCGCAAAAGACATCGACGGTCTGTTTGGTATGATCTTCTGGATCACTCTTGTCGTGTTTGTTCTGGTCGAAGGCCTCTTGGCAATCTTCCTTATTCGGTACAAGCGTAAACATCCGGATAAGCAAGGATATGCGATCCATGGCAGCACCAAGGCTGAAGTCATCTGGACCCTCATTCCGGCGTTGATTCTGGTCTTTATCGGGGTGTGGAGTTCCGGGATGGTTTACACCATCCAAACCCCGCCGAGTGACGTCTACGAAATCAAAGTCACCGGTATGAAATGGGCATGGCAGTTCGAGTATCCGAACGGCGCGAAGTCTTACGGCGAGCTCCATGTACCGAATGACCGCAACGTCATGTTCAAGATCTCGTCTAAGGACGTAATCCACTCGTTCTGGATTCCGGAATTCCGCATGAAGCAGGATGCTGTTCCGGGCCGTGTAACTTCGTTTACCGTCAATGTCAAAGACATTGCACAAGCAGGGACCGAGTACAAAGAGCGCATCATCTGCGCCGAGTACTGCGGGAACAACCACTCGAAGATGTTGGCGAATCTCTTCATCGACGATGGCAAGCAATTTGACTCTTGGGTAGAAACCGAGAAAACCCGCAAGAAAACGGACGCAGCGTCTGTTATTCAAGCGAACGGTTGTACGTCTTGCCACACCATCGACGGCGGCAAGTCCGCAGGTCCGAGCTGGAAGGGTCTCGCAGACTCCGACCACAAGCTTGCGAACGGTCAAACCGTCAAGGCTGACGATGCGTACATCAAAGAGTCGATCACCAACCCGAACGCGAAAGTCGCGGAAGGTTTCCAACCGGGCATGATGCCTACGTTCCAACTCGATGATGAATCGCTGAAGAACGTAGTCGATTACATCAAGACCCTTAAGTAA
- a CDS encoding THUMP domain-containing class I SAM-dependent RNA methyltransferase, whose translation MTKITLIATAPMGLEAIVSREVKNLGYTNVRTDNGRVEFEGDESAIARCNLWLRTADRILIKMGEFKATTFDELFEGTKALNWPDWIPQDAEFPVDGKSQKSQLSSVPACQGIVKKAVVEKLKEAYNIEWFQETGAMYRIQVSLLKDIATITIDTSGVGLHKRGYRQLTAQAPLKETLAAALVDLSRWAPHRPFIDPFCGSGTIPIEAAMIGRNIAPGLHRDFSAQNWPTISQSIWDRARQEAKDLAKFDLPLEILGSDIDPEVLSLANYHIRQAKLGEAIKLKNLPVAKMSLDQQYGVIVSNPPYGERIGERKEVERAYKELGDIARKNDTLSVFVLTSNLMFEQFYGKRADKKRKLYNGRIECNLYQYLGKLPPRPSREHSENQETLS comes from the coding sequence ATGACGAAAATCACCCTGATCGCCACGGCCCCGATGGGCCTCGAAGCGATCGTGTCTCGCGAAGTAAAAAATCTCGGCTATACGAACGTGCGCACCGACAACGGTCGCGTGGAGTTCGAAGGAGACGAAAGTGCCATCGCCCGTTGCAACCTCTGGTTGCGCACCGCCGATCGAATCTTGATCAAAATGGGCGAGTTCAAAGCGACTACCTTCGATGAACTGTTCGAAGGCACCAAAGCCCTGAATTGGCCGGATTGGATCCCGCAGGACGCCGAATTCCCCGTTGACGGGAAGTCGCAGAAGTCCCAACTTTCCTCCGTCCCGGCTTGCCAAGGGATCGTCAAGAAAGCGGTCGTCGAGAAGTTGAAGGAAGCGTACAACATCGAGTGGTTCCAAGAAACGGGCGCGATGTACCGCATTCAAGTGTCGTTGCTCAAAGACATCGCGACGATCACCATCGACACCTCGGGCGTTGGTTTGCACAAGCGCGGTTATCGTCAGTTGACCGCCCAAGCCCCGCTCAAAGAAACGCTGGCTGCAGCGCTGGTTGACCTCAGCCGTTGGGCTCCGCATCGTCCGTTTATCGATCCGTTCTGCGGTTCGGGCACGATCCCGATTGAAGCTGCGATGATCGGCCGAAACATCGCGCCGGGTCTGCATCGAGACTTCTCCGCACAGAACTGGCCGACGATTTCGCAGTCGATCTGGGATCGCGCCCGCCAAGAAGCGAAAGACCTCGCCAAGTTCGATCTGCCGTTGGAAATCCTCGGCTCTGACATCGACCCGGAAGTGTTGTCGCTGGCAAACTATCACATCCGCCAAGCGAAGCTCGGGGAAGCGATCAAGTTGAAAAACTTGCCGGTCGCCAAGATGAGCCTCGACCAGCAATACGGCGTCATCGTCTCCAACCCGCCGTATGGTGAACGGATTGGCGAACGCAAGGAAGTGGAGCGCGCCTACAAAGAACTCGGCGACATCGCCCGCAAAAATGACACGCTCTCCGTGTTCGTGCTGACCTCGAATCTCATGTTCGAGCAATTCTATGGAAAAAGAGCGGACAAAAAACGCAAACTCTATAATGGTAGAATTGAATGCAACCTCTACCAATACCTCGGCAAACTGCCGCCGCGCCCGTCGCGTGAACATTCCGAGAATCAAGAAACCCTCTCCTAA
- a CDS encoding aromatic amino acid hydroxylase, producing MTTSTVPSTKRIPAHLRPFVVEQDYPRYTPVDQAVWRYVLRQNSAFLSEKGFGSYRDGLAFTGMSVERIPRVEEMNEVLAPHGWGAVAIDGFIPSVTFFDFQAHGLLPISSDIRMFQNIAYTPAPDIIHESAGHAPMLIHPGYGEFLKLFGGIGAKALSSKQDVAVYEAMRLVSILKEDPSATQEDILQAEQNLDAALAAKTEISEETLISRIYWWTVEYGLIGEVDDPKLYGAGLLSSMGESRSCLLPPVERIPFTLEGVLATDFDITRPQPQLFVCRDFDELTQAVERFADTMAFRVGGTSSLKKALDSGSPATAVYSSGLQVSGEFTALEFDEAGEAVYLKTTGPTALAFADQELPGHGIDYHSQGFGSPIGLLRGIETPLEEFTDAQLREHGIVTGHQTLLEFASGVHVQGVVKYVHREGGQLVLIGFEACTVTLADTVLFEAAWGTFDMAVGQAITSVYAGVADPERFHAHAYKPSETRTVRPNYIDVEKLVHSLYRSIRDLRESKPSRDRLEEGVQFVLDQIEEHGVRDWLLHVEILELLTAHRVLSEGQSQVREILEQIAAEKPELRSLIQNGLKLI from the coding sequence ATGACAACCAGTACCGTACCTTCAACGAAACGCATCCCTGCGCATCTGCGCCCGTTTGTGGTGGAACAGGATTATCCGCGCTATACGCCGGTTGACCAGGCTGTGTGGCGTTATGTTCTGCGCCAAAACAGCGCGTTTTTGAGCGAAAAGGGGTTCGGCTCGTATCGGGACGGTCTGGCGTTCACGGGCATGTCTGTTGAGCGAATTCCGCGCGTGGAGGAAATGAACGAGGTGCTGGCTCCGCATGGATGGGGCGCCGTTGCGATTGACGGGTTCATTCCGTCTGTCACGTTTTTTGATTTCCAAGCGCATGGCTTGTTGCCGATCTCGAGCGACATTCGCATGTTCCAGAACATCGCCTACACCCCGGCTCCCGACATCATCCACGAATCGGCCGGCCATGCCCCGATGTTGATCCATCCGGGGTATGGAGAGTTTCTCAAACTCTTTGGAGGCATTGGGGCGAAGGCCCTGTCTTCCAAACAGGACGTCGCGGTCTACGAAGCGATGCGGTTGGTGTCGATTTTGAAGGAAGACCCGAGCGCCACGCAGGAGGACATCCTCCAAGCGGAGCAGAACTTGGACGCTGCCTTGGCTGCCAAGACGGAGATTTCTGAAGAAACGTTGATCTCCCGCATCTACTGGTGGACCGTGGAATACGGTTTGATCGGTGAAGTTGACGATCCGAAGCTGTACGGCGCGGGATTGCTGTCTTCGATGGGGGAGAGCCGCAGTTGTTTGTTGCCCCCGGTTGAACGGATTCCGTTTACGCTTGAGGGCGTGCTCGCGACCGACTTTGACATCACCCGTCCGCAGCCGCAATTGTTCGTCTGCCGCGATTTCGACGAGTTGACGCAAGCGGTGGAGCGCTTTGCCGACACGATGGCGTTCCGTGTAGGCGGGACTTCCAGCTTGAAAAAAGCGTTGGATTCCGGCTCGCCGGCCACCGCTGTCTACTCCTCCGGTCTGCAAGTGAGTGGTGAATTCACCGCTTTGGAGTTTGATGAAGCGGGGGAAGCCGTCTACTTGAAGACGACAGGCCCGACTGCCTTGGCGTTTGCCGATCAGGAACTGCCGGGGCACGGCATCGACTACCACAGCCAAGGATTCGGCTCTCCGATCGGGTTGTTGCGTGGAATCGAGACGCCGTTGGAGGAGTTTACAGACGCGCAACTTCGCGAGCACGGAATTGTGACCGGGCATCAAACCCTGTTGGAGTTTGCATCCGGCGTGCATGTACAGGGTGTGGTGAAGTATGTCCACCGTGAAGGCGGCCAACTTGTGTTGATCGGGTTTGAAGCGTGTACCGTGACGCTTGCGGATACGGTACTTTTTGAAGCCGCATGGGGAACGTTCGATATGGCGGTCGGTCAGGCGATCACGTCTGTGTACGCCGGCGTCGCCGATCCGGAACGGTTCCATGCACACGCCTACAAACCGTCTGAGACGCGCACCGTTCGCCCGAACTACATCGACGTGGAGAAACTTGTGCATTCGCTGTACCGGAGCATTCGGGATTTGCGTGAAAGCAAGCCGAGCCGTGATCGTTTGGAAGAGGGCGTGCAATTCGTCCTCGATCAGATCGAGGAACACGGAGTCCGAGATTGGTTGCTTCATGTCGAAATCCTCGAACTTCTCACCGCACATCGCGTTCTCTCAGAAGGTCAGAGCCAAGTACGTGAGATCTTGGAACAGATCGCTGCCGAGAAGCCTGAGTTGAGAAGCCTGATTCAGAACGGGCTGAAGTTGATTTGA
- the hemQ gene encoding hydrogen peroxide-dependent heme synthase, whose translation MTTHPTPAAEQPKNEALMTLEGWYVLHDFRKIDWEAWKMADEEDRQAALDELQSLRASWTQNQADKNGSTAHYSIIGHKADMVFMFLRPTFEELQEVELAFNKSKFADFTIPTYSYVSVVELSNYVNTPGEDPYANPQVRERLYPELAPYKHICFYPMNKKRSGADNWYSLTMDERRTLMRSHGMTGRKYAGKIKQIITGSVGFDEWEWGVTLFSNDPVNFKHIVYEMRFDEVSAKYGEFGDFLVGNLLEDDALVKMLAI comes from the coding sequence ATGACGACGCATCCGACCCCGGCTGCAGAACAGCCGAAAAATGAAGCCCTGATGACCCTGGAGGGCTGGTACGTTCTCCATGACTTCCGCAAGATCGACTGGGAAGCGTGGAAAATGGCTGATGAAGAAGACCGCCAAGCAGCGTTGGACGAGCTCCAATCCCTGCGTGCTTCTTGGACGCAAAACCAAGCAGACAAAAACGGCAGCACCGCTCATTACAGCATCATCGGTCACAAAGCGGACATGGTCTTCATGTTCCTGCGCCCGACTTTTGAAGAGCTGCAAGAAGTGGAGCTTGCGTTCAACAAAAGCAAGTTCGCCGACTTTACGATCCCGACCTATTCGTACGTGTCCGTGGTGGAACTCTCCAACTACGTCAACACGCCGGGCGAAGACCCGTACGCGAACCCGCAAGTCCGCGAGCGCCTCTACCCGGAACTGGCTCCGTACAAGCACATTTGCTTCTACCCGATGAACAAAAAGCGCTCCGGCGCTGACAACTGGTACTCTCTGACCATGGACGAGCGTCGCACCCTCATGCGTTCGCACGGCATGACCGGCCGCAAGTACGCAGGCAAGATCAAGCAGATCATCACCGGCTCCGTCGGCTTCGACGAGTGGGAATGGGGCGTCACGCTGTTCTCCAACGATCCGGTGAACTTCAAGCACATCGTCTACGAGATGAGATTCGACGAAGTCTCCGCGAAGTACGGCGAGTTCGGCGACTTCCTCGTGGGGAACTTGCTTGAGGATGATGCGCTGGTGAAAATGCTGGCGATCTAG
- a CDS encoding dihydrofolate reductase family protein yields the protein MRKLVLFLHASLDGFVEGPNGEMDIGWVSHDADMEKHAKEILSTADTVIWGRGTYQMMHSYWTSVPSDPSSSQHELDHAEWIEKTAKIVFSTSLEKVEWNNSRLVKEDVEEEIKNLKQQPGKDMVILGSPRLAHYLMQLDLIDEYKITVSPVLIGSGLPLFQGLKEKINLKLIENKTFDSGAIALVYQTIR from the coding sequence ATGAGAAAGCTCGTTCTATTTCTGCACGCATCACTTGACGGTTTTGTAGAAGGTCCGAACGGTGAAATGGACATTGGCTGGGTTTCCCATGATGCTGACATGGAGAAGCACGCGAAAGAGATTCTGAGTACTGCCGACACTGTCATATGGGGACGTGGGACTTATCAGATGATGCACAGTTACTGGACATCTGTGCCTTCGGACCCCTCATCTTCGCAGCATGAATTGGATCATGCCGAGTGGATCGAAAAGACAGCCAAAATCGTTTTTTCCACGTCGCTGGAGAAAGTCGAATGGAACAATTCCAGACTGGTGAAAGAAGATGTCGAGGAAGAGATCAAGAACCTCAAACAACAGCCAGGCAAGGATATGGTCATCCTCGGCAGTCCTAGGTTAGCACACTACCTTATGCAGCTTGATTTAATAGATGAGTATAAAATTACGGTTTCTCCCGTCCTGATCGGCAGCGGGCTGCCGTTATTCCAAGGTCTCAAGGAGAAGATCAATCTTAAACTAATCGAAAACAAGACCTTTGATTCTGGAGCCATAGCCCTCGTTTACCAGACGATTAGATAG
- a CDS encoding MerR family transcriptional regulator has product MEYTVQKLGQLAGISTRTLRYYDEIGILKPTRINSSGYRIYGQAEVDSLQQILFYRELGLSLESIREIITDPSFDGTRALRDHREQLLDKRKQLDLLIANVEKTIASSEGRIHMSDQEKFEGFKQNMIEENERKYGKEIREKYGEDTVNKSNEKVKNMTQEQHAEVTRLAEELATTLADAFQTGDPAGDLAQKAADLHKQWLMFYWAQYSKEAHAGLSQMYVDDERFRAHYDAKQPGTAEFLRDAIHIYTGMKK; this is encoded by the coding sequence TTGGAATATACCGTGCAAAAGCTTGGCCAGTTAGCGGGGATCAGCACCAGGACGCTTCGGTATTATGACGAAATCGGCATCCTCAAGCCGACTCGAATCAACTCGTCGGGGTACCGGATTTATGGTCAGGCGGAAGTGGACTCCTTGCAACAAATCCTGTTCTACCGGGAGCTTGGGCTCAGTTTGGAAAGCATACGGGAGATCATCACCGACCCTTCGTTTGACGGGACCCGAGCTCTACGAGACCACCGTGAACAACTCCTCGACAAACGAAAGCAATTAGACTTGCTGATTGCCAACGTGGAAAAAACAATCGCATCGTCCGAAGGGAGAATTCACATGAGCGACCAAGAGAAATTCGAAGGTTTCAAGCAAAACATGATCGAGGAAAACGAACGAAAGTACGGCAAGGAAATTCGTGAAAAATACGGTGAGGACACCGTCAACAAGTCCAACGAAAAAGTAAAAAATATGACCCAAGAACAACACGCCGAAGTCACCCGCTTGGCAGAGGAACTTGCCACCACACTGGCAGATGCCTTCCAAACCGGAGATCCGGCAGGCGATCTCGCGCAAAAAGCGGCCGATCTGCACAAGCAATGGTTGATGTTCTACTGGGCGCAATACAGCAAGGAAGCCCATGCCGGACTTTCTCAAATGTATGTCGATGACGAACGCTTCCGAGCACACTACGATGCCAAACAACCGGGCACTGCCGAGTTCCTGCGGGATGCCATTCACATCTAC